The Streptomyces sp. NBC_01255 genome window below encodes:
- a CDS encoding ABC transporter substrate-binding protein has translation MPLAHPVRSAALFLAGTLTLLVTATGCGGGPATTPSAKSSAGGSGSGYPVTLDNCSERVRIDRPPRRAVALDQGAAEILLSLGLADRMVGTGTWTDPVLKGLEAQNAKVPRLADRYPSFEKVLDTEPDFAAASFAYTLGKGGVAPREQFAKLGVPTYVSPTDCADKDNSGDGDGVRTRPLTMETVHGEIRDLARVFGVPERGEKLVAELRGRVAKAASAGDFKDVSVLYWFANAESPYMAGCCGAPGIVTRALGAKNVFDDTREEWPQINWETVADRDPDVLVIGDLTRRSQSAESAAKKIAFLESDPVTRNMTAVRKKRYVLLSGQAMNPTIRTVEGVEKVAAALRSYGLAK, from the coding sequence GTGCCGCTCGCACACCCCGTCCGTTCCGCCGCGCTGTTTCTCGCCGGCACCCTGACCCTGCTCGTGACCGCGACGGGCTGTGGCGGCGGACCCGCCACGACGCCGTCGGCGAAGAGCTCAGCCGGTGGCTCGGGCTCCGGCTACCCCGTGACTCTCGACAACTGCAGTGAGCGCGTACGGATCGACCGCCCGCCCCGGCGGGCCGTCGCGCTCGACCAGGGAGCCGCCGAGATCCTGCTCTCCCTCGGCCTGGCCGACCGGATGGTCGGCACCGGAACGTGGACCGACCCCGTCCTCAAGGGGCTTGAGGCGCAGAACGCGAAGGTGCCGCGCCTCGCCGACCGTTACCCCTCCTTCGAGAAGGTGCTCGACACCGAACCCGACTTCGCCGCCGCCTCGTTCGCGTACACCCTCGGGAAGGGCGGCGTCGCGCCCCGCGAGCAGTTCGCGAAGCTCGGCGTCCCCACCTACGTCTCGCCGACCGACTGTGCCGACAAGGACAACAGCGGCGACGGCGACGGTGTCCGCACCCGGCCGCTCACGATGGAGACCGTCCACGGCGAGATCCGGGACCTGGCCCGGGTGTTCGGAGTGCCGGAGCGAGGCGAGAAGCTCGTCGCCGAGCTCAGGGGCCGGGTGGCGAAGGCCGCTTCGGCGGGCGACTTCAAGGACGTCTCCGTCCTCTACTGGTTCGCCAACGCCGAGTCCCCCTACATGGCGGGCTGTTGCGGCGCCCCCGGCATCGTGACCCGCGCGCTCGGCGCGAAGAACGTCTTCGACGACACGCGCGAGGAGTGGCCCCAGATCAACTGGGAGACCGTCGCGGACCGCGACCCGGACGTGCTCGTCATCGGCGATCTGACCCGCCGTTCCCAGTCGGCGGAGAGCGCCGCGAAGAAGATCGCGTTCCTGGAGTCCGACCCGGTCACGAGGAACATGACGGCGGTGAGGAAGAAGCGGTACGTGCTGCTCAGCGGCCAGGCGATGAACCCCACGATCCGTACCGTCGAAGGCGTCGAGAAGGTGGCGGCCGCGCTCCGCTCGTACGGGCTCGCCAAGTGA
- a CDS encoding ABC transporter ATP-binding protein, which produces MTAEAGTATGLRADRVSRTVGGSPVLDGVSLAPRPGTVTGLLGPNGSGKSTLLRLLAGVLAPDSGVVTLDGDPLDGLGRRTVARRLAAVEQQADTQVDLTVLDAVRLGRVPHRRAWTPASASDEAAVRSALARTGLADKAHRSWRTLSGGERQRVQIARALAQEPRELLLDEPTNHLDIQHQLDLLTLVAGLRLTAVVALHDLNLAAMYCDRLVVLAEGRVVARGTPDEVLTEELIAEVYRVRATVTRPTPGGHPHIRFLGTLPAPAGD; this is translated from the coding sequence ATGACCGCGGAGGCGGGCACGGCCACGGGGCTCCGCGCCGACCGGGTCTCGCGCACCGTCGGCGGCAGCCCCGTCCTCGACGGTGTCAGCCTCGCCCCGCGTCCCGGCACCGTCACCGGCCTGCTCGGTCCCAACGGCTCGGGGAAGTCGACGCTCCTGCGCCTCCTCGCCGGCGTCCTCGCCCCCGACAGCGGCGTCGTCACCCTCGACGGCGATCCCCTCGACGGCCTCGGCCGCCGCACGGTCGCGCGGCGCCTCGCCGCGGTCGAGCAGCAGGCCGACACCCAGGTCGACCTGACCGTCCTCGACGCCGTCCGGCTGGGCCGCGTCCCGCACCGGAGGGCCTGGACCCCCGCGTCGGCGTCGGACGAGGCCGCCGTCCGCTCCGCCCTCGCCCGCACCGGCCTCGCCGACAAGGCCCACCGCTCCTGGCGGACGCTCTCGGGCGGCGAACGCCAGCGGGTCCAGATCGCCCGCGCCCTCGCCCAGGAACCGCGCGAACTCCTCCTCGACGAACCCACCAACCACCTCGACATCCAGCACCAGCTCGACCTCCTGACCCTGGTCGCCGGGCTCCGCCTGACCGCCGTCGTCGCCCTGCACGACCTGAACCTCGCGGCGATGTACTGCGACCGGCTCGTCGTTCTCGCGGAGGGCCGGGTGGTGGCCCGCGGCACCCCGGACGAGGTCCTGACGGAGGAGCTCATCGCCGAGGTGTACCGGGTACGCGCCACGGTGACCCGGCCGACGCCCGGAGGCCACCCGCACATCCGCTTCCTGGGCACGCTCCCGGCTCCCGCCGGAGATTGA
- a CDS encoding cold-shock protein gives MEGRSKGFVQSFNRLGGYGFVVPVDSEEQVYFSAADIEGELQTVSEGQQVTFVLVLGDGRFEAKELRL, from the coding sequence GTGGAAGGCAGAAGCAAAGGGTTCGTGCAGTCCTTCAACCGTCTCGGCGGGTACGGCTTCGTCGTCCCGGTGGATTCCGAGGAACAGGTGTACTTCAGCGCCGCGGACATCGAGGGAGAGCTGCAGACGGTCTCCGAGGGCCAGCAGGTCACCTTCGTCCTCGTCCTCGGCGACGGCCGCTTCGAGGCGAAGGAGCTGCGCCTCTGA
- a CDS encoding TetR/AcrR family transcriptional regulator — translation MTRFRESVRSLLREQVLDAAYRVVAAEGWGGLRMTAIARAAGISRQTLYNEFGSKDAIGNALVRRELDGFLRGIQRELDAHRGELEAAAAAGVGYTLQQAADNPLIKGVLVAERGGEGALLASTAMVDAYAIETWPDVDEESRRLAVETILRLTVSHIVRPVASPEESARRIARITARTAYPGGC, via the coding sequence ATGACACGTTTCCGCGAGAGCGTCCGGTCTCTCCTGCGCGAGCAAGTGCTCGACGCCGCCTACCGCGTCGTCGCCGCCGAGGGCTGGGGCGGGCTGCGCATGACCGCCATCGCGCGGGCCGCCGGGATCAGCCGCCAGACGCTCTACAACGAGTTCGGCTCGAAGGACGCCATCGGCAACGCCCTGGTCCGGCGCGAGCTGGACGGCTTCCTGCGCGGCATCCAGCGCGAACTCGACGCCCACCGGGGCGAACTGGAGGCCGCGGCCGCCGCCGGGGTCGGCTACACCCTTCAGCAGGCCGCGGACAACCCGCTGATCAAGGGGGTCCTGGTGGCCGAGCGGGGCGGCGAGGGCGCTCTCCTCGCCTCGACGGCGATGGTCGACGCGTATGCGATCGAGACGTGGCCCGATGTGGACGAGGAGTCGCGGCGTCTCGCGGTCGAGACGATCCTGCGGCTCACGGTCAGCCACATCGTCCGGCCCGTGGCCTCCCCGGAGGAGTCGGCGCGGCGCATCGCCCGGATCACGGCGCGGACCGCGTACCCCGGCGGCTGCTGA
- a CDS encoding FecCD family ABC transporter permease, translating to MTLTRPARPAAPRPPGSRPPTRSTTVRRGGRALAWAVAGLAVLCASVAAAITIGPADIRVGEVWSVVVAHLTGGASDLSPIRDGIVWNLRLPRTLLAAVCGAGLAVCGAVMQSLLRNPLADPFVLGVSSGASTGAVLVVVLGVGGGVVSVTGGAFLGAVCSFALVLLLSHTLGGSPDRVVLAGVAAMQLFSALTSFVVMTAADAETTRGVLFWLLGSLGGVGWDEVRVCSAVLVAALLICGGYARTLDAFAFGEDAAASLGVAVTRARTVLLCVTALLTAALVSAAGAIGFVGLVLPHAARALVGPGHARLLPVTALTGAVFLVWADTLARTVLDPQEVPVGVVTSLIGVPAFVLVLYRTRGTR from the coding sequence GTGACCCTCACCCGCCCCGCCCGCCCCGCCGCGCCCCGTCCTCCCGGTTCCCGGCCTCCCACCCGGTCGACCACGGTGCGGCGCGGCGGCCGGGCACTGGCGTGGGCCGTGGCGGGGCTCGCCGTCCTCTGCGCGTCGGTCGCCGCGGCGATCACCATCGGGCCGGCGGACATCCGCGTCGGCGAGGTGTGGTCCGTCGTCGTCGCCCATCTGACCGGGGGCGCCTCGGACCTGTCCCCGATCCGGGACGGGATCGTCTGGAACCTGCGCCTGCCCCGCACCCTCCTCGCGGCCGTGTGCGGCGCCGGACTCGCCGTGTGCGGGGCGGTGATGCAGTCGCTCCTGCGCAACCCGCTCGCCGATCCCTTCGTCCTCGGCGTCTCCTCGGGGGCCTCGACCGGCGCCGTCCTGGTCGTCGTCCTCGGCGTCGGCGGGGGAGTCGTCTCCGTCACCGGCGGCGCGTTCCTCGGGGCGGTCTGCTCCTTCGCGCTCGTGCTGCTGCTCAGCCACACCCTCGGCGGTTCGCCGGACCGCGTGGTCCTCGCCGGGGTCGCGGCGATGCAGCTCTTCTCCGCGCTGACCTCCTTCGTCGTCATGACGGCCGCGGACGCGGAGACCACCCGCGGCGTGCTGTTCTGGCTGCTCGGCTCGCTCGGCGGGGTCGGCTGGGACGAGGTGCGGGTGTGCTCAGCGGTGCTCGTGGCGGCCCTGCTGATCTGCGGCGGGTACGCGCGGACGCTGGACGCCTTCGCCTTCGGCGAGGACGCCGCCGCGTCGCTGGGCGTCGCCGTCACCCGCGCCCGGACGGTCCTCCTGTGCGTCACCGCCCTCCTGACGGCCGCGCTGGTCTCCGCGGCCGGCGCGATCGGCTTCGTCGGTCTCGTCCTGCCGCACGCGGCCCGCGCGCTCGTCGGCCCCGGGCACGCCCGGCTGCTGCCGGTCACGGCGCTCACCGGAGCGGTCTTCCTCGTCTGGGCGGACACCCTCGCCCGTACGGTGCTCGATCCCCAGGAGGTCCCGGTGGGCGTGGTGACCTCGCTGATCGGCGTACCGGCCTTCGTCCTCGTCCTCTACCGCACGAGGGGTACGCGATGA
- a CDS encoding DJ-1/PfpI family protein, translated as MNRRNLLRATSALGAASAVAGVAAGPAEAATGPARTGAAAEKPLRVQLVLFDGVEELDFAAPYEVLSAAGFFTDRPVEVRYVATSGPGTFTAAYGTKLRVEHPWAPHRADLLVVPGGGYARRDSPGVWAEIDKGVLPRALAAAVRPGLTVSALCTGVMLLAAAGLTRGRPCTTHHKARPDLERQGGVLKRARVVDDGDLVTAGGVTSGLELALWLVRRELGPDAANGLEAMLEYEARGTVWTRD; from the coding sequence ATGAACCGCCGCAACCTGCTCCGTGCCACCTCCGCCCTCGGTGCCGCCTCCGCCGTCGCGGGCGTCGCCGCGGGACCCGCCGAAGCCGCCACGGGACCCGCCCGCACCGGAGCCGCCGCAGAGAAGCCCTTACGCGTCCAGCTCGTCCTCTTCGACGGCGTCGAGGAGCTCGACTTCGCCGCGCCCTACGAGGTGCTCTCGGCCGCCGGATTCTTCACCGACCGCCCGGTGGAGGTCCGTTACGTCGCCACCTCCGGCCCCGGTACCTTCACCGCCGCCTACGGGACGAAGCTCCGCGTCGAGCACCCCTGGGCCCCGCACAGGGCCGACCTGCTCGTCGTGCCCGGCGGCGGCTACGCGCGCCGCGACAGCCCCGGCGTGTGGGCCGAGATCGACAAGGGCGTCCTGCCCCGTGCCCTCGCGGCGGCGGTCCGGCCGGGGCTCACCGTCAGCGCCCTGTGCACGGGCGTGATGCTTCTCGCGGCGGCCGGGCTCACCCGGGGCCGCCCCTGCACCACCCACCACAAGGCCCGGCCCGATCTGGAGCGGCAGGGCGGCGTCCTGAAGAGGGCCCGGGTGGTCGACGACGGCGACCTGGTGACCGCCGGCGGCGTCACGTCCGGTCTGGAGCTCGCCCTCTGGCTGGTCCGCCGCGAGCTGGGCCCGGACGCGGCGAACGGTCTGGAGGCGATGCTCGAGTACGAGGCCCGCGGCACGGTATGGACCCGGGACTGA
- a CDS encoding APC family permease has protein sequence MAVLTTENGVAPAAEEPPDTGDRHKLTALTGLAALSLDAMASVAYGPEAIVLVLAAAGGYGLGFTLPVTLAIAGLLAVLVASYRQVIAAFPDGGGSYAVAKAHLGRRTSLVAAGSLVLDYVLNVAVAVTAGVAALTSAFPGLHDDRLGICLAVLVLITAVNMRGIVDSARAFIAPTAVFIGAILVLIVVGLFRDGPVSTAASAGHASALAADATTVGALLLLKAFASGCSALTGVEAIANAVPSFRTPAAKRAMRAEVALGALLGVMLIGLSVLISRFGLQPVEGVTVLAQLADASLGHNWAFYVVQFATMVLLALSANTSFGGLPVLLKLLARDNYLPHVFGLKADRQVHRHGVVWLAVVSAALLVFSGGDTNTLVPLFAIGVFVGFTLAQTGMVLHWRATRQWGRAALNGLGAVLTGVSAIVVTATKFHDGAWLIVIALPVLVLAFEAVHRAYGRIGERLGVGRVPEPPHRARSLVLVPVSSLNRLTSEALTAAVSLGDEVRAVTVCHPDPEDRALTEALERDWALWNPGVPLVRLPSERRTLGRPITAYVHGLREAEPDTRITVLIPEAEPERLWQRPLQNRRGALVARAVRRDTDAVVCRLRFTV, from the coding sequence ATGGCCGTCCTGACCACCGAGAACGGTGTCGCGCCCGCCGCTGAGGAACCCCCGGATACCGGTGATCGCCACAAGCTGACCGCCCTGACGGGGCTCGCCGCGCTCTCGCTCGACGCGATGGCGTCCGTGGCCTACGGCCCCGAGGCGATCGTCCTGGTCCTCGCGGCCGCCGGCGGCTACGGGCTCGGCTTCACGCTTCCCGTCACCCTCGCCATCGCCGGCCTGCTGGCCGTCCTCGTGGCCTCGTACCGGCAGGTCATCGCCGCCTTCCCGGACGGCGGCGGCTCGTACGCGGTCGCCAAGGCGCACCTCGGCCGCCGCACCAGCCTGGTCGCCGCGGGCTCCCTGGTCCTCGACTACGTCCTGAACGTGGCCGTCGCCGTCACGGCCGGCGTCGCCGCCCTGACCTCCGCCTTCCCCGGCCTCCACGACGACCGGCTGGGGATCTGCCTTGCCGTCCTCGTCCTGATCACGGCCGTCAACATGCGCGGGATCGTCGACTCCGCCCGGGCGTTCATCGCCCCCACCGCCGTGTTCATCGGCGCGATCCTCGTCCTGATCGTCGTCGGCCTCTTCCGTGACGGCCCGGTCTCCACGGCCGCGTCCGCCGGCCACGCCTCCGCGCTCGCCGCCGACGCCACCACGGTCGGCGCCCTGCTCCTCCTGAAGGCCTTCGCCTCCGGCTGCTCCGCCCTCACCGGCGTCGAGGCCATCGCCAACGCCGTCCCGTCGTTCCGCACCCCCGCCGCCAAGCGGGCGATGCGCGCGGAGGTCGCGCTCGGCGCGCTCCTCGGCGTGATGCTGATCGGCCTCTCCGTACTGATCTCCCGCTTCGGTCTCCAGCCGGTCGAGGGCGTCACCGTCCTCGCCCAGCTGGCCGACGCCTCCCTCGGCCACAACTGGGCCTTCTACGTCGTCCAGTTCGCCACCATGGTGCTGCTCGCGCTCTCCGCGAACACCTCCTTCGGCGGCCTGCCCGTCCTGCTGAAACTGCTGGCCCGCGACAACTACCTGCCGCACGTCTTCGGCCTGAAGGCCGACCGCCAGGTCCACCGCCACGGCGTCGTCTGGCTCGCGGTGGTCTCGGCCGCCCTGCTCGTCTTCTCCGGCGGCGACACCAACACCCTCGTCCCGCTCTTCGCGATCGGCGTCTTCGTCGGCTTCACCCTCGCGCAGACCGGCATGGTCCTGCACTGGCGGGCGACCCGTCAGTGGGGCAGGGCCGCGCTCAACGGGCTCGGCGCCGTCCTCACCGGCGTCTCCGCGATCGTCGTCACCGCCACCAAGTTCCACGACGGGGCCTGGCTGATCGTGATCGCCCTCCCGGTCCTGGTCCTCGCTTTCGAGGCCGTCCACCGCGCCTACGGCCGGATCGGCGAGCGGCTCGGCGTCGGCCGCGTCCCCGAGCCGCCGCACCGCGCGCGCTCCCTCGTCCTGGTCCCGGTCTCGTCCCTGAACCGCCTCACCAGCGAGGCGCTGACCGCCGCGGTCTCCCTCGGCGACGAGGTCCGGGCGGTCACCGTCTGCCACCCGGACCCGGAGGACCGGGCCCTGACCGAAGCCCTGGAGCGCGACTGGGCCCTGTGGAACCCGGGCGTCCCCCTCGTCCGGCTCCCCTCGGAGCGCCGCACGCTCGGGCGCCCGATCACCGCGTACGTCCACGGCCTCCGGGAGGCCGAACCCGACACCCGGATCACCGTCCTGATCCCGGAGGCCGAACCGGAACGGCTCTGGCAGCGGCCTCTCCAGAACCGCCGGGGCGCGCTCGTCGCCCGGGCCGTCCGCCGCGACACGGACGCCGTCGTCTGCCGCCTCCGTTTCACGGTGTAG